In the genome of Bacillus thuringiensis, the window TTACGCTTCCAAAAATCGTTCAGCCGAATCAGATGAAGACTTAAAAGCTCTCATTAACAAAGTAATGGTGCGAAATAGACGACATAATACCGGTATCGATTGGCCGAAGAGACATGTACGTACAATTTTTGTTGAGTTTAATGAACAAGAACAAGCTCTATATAATGATATCGAAAATTGGCGAGGACAAGACGCCTTCACATCTGCTTTCTCATCATTAACTTTAAAACGGGAAGCGTGTAGTAGTCGTGAGGCTGTTTACTATTCATTGAAAAAGCATGTAGAAAAAAGACAGAAAGAAAATGAACATTATATAAAAGATCCACATATCGATGTGCTAATGGACAAAATTAATCATATTCCTTTTAACTCGAAAGCAACTAAAGCTCTAGAGCTTATAAAAGAAATTGACGATAAAGTCGTCATTTTCACGGAATACCGAGCATCACAGATGTACTTACAATGGTTTTTACAACAACACGGTATTTCTTCTGTCCCATTCCGCGGCGGATTTAAACGCGGGAAGAAAGATTGGATGAAGGAACTTTTCCAAAATCGTGCCCAAGTGTTAATTGCAACGGAAGCTGGCGGAGAAGGCATTAACTTACAGTTTTGTAGCCATATGATTAATTATGATTTGCCATGGAATCCAATGCGTCTTGAACAAAGAATTGGACGTATTCACCGTCTTGGACAAAAAAATGATGTTCATATTTATAACTTAGCTACAAAGCACACTGTTGAAGAACATATTTTGAAATTGTTATATGAAAAAATCAATTTATTTGAGCGTGTTATCGGTGAACTGGATGAAATTTTAACGAGAATTAATATGAAAAACATCGACGCGCACATTCAAGAAATATTTGCGCAATCAAAAAGCGAAGGAGAAATCCGAATTAAGATGGAAAACTTAACATCTATTATCGACTTTGCGAAACGAAATGAAGCTGAGGTGCAAGGCTATGCAGCAACATGAAATTCATAATTACTTATACAATTTCTTTGAGGCGAATAACTGTGAAATTTTAGAACGTTCTCCTCATTTATTAGATGTACAGTTAACAATTGAGATGGATAAATTATTAATGAATCGTCCTTTTTATTGGCACTATCTTGAGAAAACAGGAGGCGTACCGAATCCGATGCGCCTTACTCTTATTACAAATCCAGAAAATGAAGAAAACGATGGTGAGCTTATTCACTACGGTTCACCACGTCTACATCAAATTTTCCAAACGACAAAAGAATTAGGCTCATACATACGTTTATATGAGGATGTAAGACATAATGGGGCAACACATACACCGCTCCACCCTTG includes:
- a CDS encoding DEAD/DEAH box helicase; the encoded protein is MNVDISVDRTWQNNFLNRIDEDGPWTNWDLYHLAYETEKSLLVPTFDGLQAPKHLSHFTPLPHQLEVAQNVIEQMNGKAILADEVGLGKTIEAGLILKEYMVRGLVKKVLILVPASLVSQWAYELNTKFFIPAVAQKKSYSWEQADVIVSSIDTAKRSPHRDIVLNLEYDLIIIDEAHKLKNNKTKNYEFAQRLKKKFCLLLTATPVQNKIDEIFNLVSLLKPGHLGNQSNFEEYYASKNRSAESDEDLKALINKVMVRNRRHNTGIDWPKRHVRTIFVEFNEQEQALYNDIENWRGQDAFTSAFSSLTLKREACSSREAVYYSLKKHVEKRQKENEHYIKDPHIDVLMDKINHIPFNSKATKALELIKEIDDKVVIFTEYRASQMYLQWFLQQHGISSVPFRGGFKRGKKDWMKELFQNRAQVLIATEAGGEGINLQFCSHMINYDLPWNPMRLEQRIGRIHRLGQKNDVHIYNLATKHTVEEHILKLLYEKINLFERVIGELDEILTRINMKNIDAHIQEIFAQSKSEGEIRIKMENLTSIIDFAKRNEAEVQGYAAT